The DNA window GACGTGATTCAGAGAACGCCCACACTGCAGGCAAAAGGAGGAAAATACATAGACCTTCTAAAGGACATGCAGATAAGGGCTTTAAAGCATGCCTACGAGGAGGGAGTAGATGACCCGGAGTTTTCCGACGAGAACTTTCTTGTGCCTGAATTACGGAAGTTCCTCCCTTAAGTATGCTATGTTTTCTGAAGATAGGGAGCTTCTCAGACAGAAGAAAAGTCTGACATGCATAGAGGAACTGCCATCTCTAATACACCAGATTGCAGAAAGTCTGCCAGAGCACCCTCAGTATGTCCTCCACAGGGTAGTGCACGGCATGGAACACGAAAGCCCCATGCGGATAACAGAGGAGACGCTCAAGATTCTGGAAGAACTCACCCGCATAAACCCCCTCCACAACTCCATAGCTTTTGAGGGCATAAGTTTGAGCCTTCAGCTTTTTGGAAATAGCGAGCATTACGCCATTTTTGACACAGACTTTCACAGGAGCATACCCGAATACGCAAGGCTTTACGGAGTGGACTACCAGCTATACAGCCAAGGCATAAAGAAGTATGGCTTTCACGGCATATCTTACTCCTACCTCCTGAGTAAATCTGAAGAGCTTCTCAAGAAGAAAAGTCCCAGCCTTATAATGATGCACTTGGGGCAGGGGTGCAGCGTCTGTGCGGTAAAGGAAGGTGCGTCGGTGGATACTTCTATGGGTTTTACGCCCCTTGAGGGCCTTCTCATGGTCTCAAGACCTGGGGACGTGGATGCGGGTGTCCTTCTTTACATGCTCCGCTCCGGAATGCCAGTGGAAGAGCTGGAAAGAAAACTCTACCGGGAGGCTGGTATAAGAGCCATAGCGGGAGTTTCCAGCTTTGAGGAGCTCATGGCTATGAAAAAAGGAGGAGATGAAAGGGCAGACCTTGCCTTCAGGGCTTTCCTTCACAGGCTTGTAAAGTATGTGGGTGCCTACTGGTTTCTTCTTGAGGGGAATGTGGATGCTCTTGTGTTCTCTGGGGGCATAGGGGAGAACAGCCCTGAAGTGAGAGAGGAGCTCTGTAGAAGGC is part of the Aquificaceae bacterium genome and encodes:
- a CDS encoding acetate/propionate family kinase, encoding MFSEDRELLRQKKSLTCIEELPSLIHQIAESLPEHPQYVLHRVVHGMEHESPMRITEETLKILEELTRINPLHNSIAFEGISLSLQLFGNSEHYAIFDTDFHRSIPEYARLYGVDYQLYSQGIKKYGFHGISYSYLLSKSEELLKKKSPSLIMMHLGQGCSVCAVKEGASVDTSMGFTPLEGLLMVSRPGDVDAGVLLYMLRSGMPVEELERKLYREAGIRAIAGVSSFEELMAMKKGGDERADLAFRAFLHRLVKYVGAYWFLLEGNVDALVFSGGIGENSPEVREELCRRLAFLGVRLDIDANRKSCKVISSEESTIKVLVLKTDEELQMVSILAEYLEGNKII